A region from the Phycisphaerales bacterium genome encodes:
- the map gene encoding type I methionyl aminopeptidase: MPTATRHVPRLTPAEAAAAEESARKVVETHRALAGFLRAGQTLAQIDAFVAKTLESLDCRSCFLGYRVPRTPPFPSHACLSVNECVVHGTAGYLTRPLAPGDVLKIDIGVTYRGWIGDAAWTYSIGTPTPEVRRLMDTGKESLRRGITALKLGGTLLEWAKAVQGFVEGEAGFHLVRGLGGHGYGRRLHGPPYVSNTMPTYAGEWPDAQIVLEPGILMALEPMIAAGTPIVNSKKGTWPVFTDDASMSVHHEHDVLMTDDGPKVLTAGLEELKDVIDA; encoded by the coding sequence ATGCCGACCGCCACGCGTCATGTACCCAGGCTCACCCCCGCCGAGGCCGCCGCCGCCGAGGAATCCGCGCGCAAGGTCGTCGAGACCCATCGCGCCCTCGCCGGGTTCCTTCGTGCGGGTCAGACGCTCGCCCAGATCGACGCCTTCGTCGCAAAGACGCTCGAGTCACTCGATTGCCGCTCGTGCTTCCTTGGCTATCGCGTGCCTCGCACGCCGCCATTCCCGTCGCACGCGTGCCTCTCGGTGAATGAGTGCGTCGTCCACGGGACCGCCGGTTATCTCACGCGCCCCCTTGCGCCCGGCGACGTCCTCAAGATCGACATCGGCGTGACCTATCGCGGCTGGATCGGCGACGCCGCGTGGACCTATTCCATCGGCACGCCCACGCCCGAGGTTCGTCGCCTCATGGACACCGGCAAGGAATCACTCCGCCGGGGCATCACCGCGCTGAAACTCGGCGGGACGCTCCTCGAGTGGGCGAAGGCCGTGCAGGGATTTGTCGAAGGCGAGGCCGGGTTCCACCTCGTCCGAGGCCTCGGCGGACACGGCTACGGCCGACGCCTCCACGGCCCACCCTACGTCTCCAACACCATGCCGACCTACGCGGGCGAATGGCCCGACGCGCAGATCGTTCTCGAGCCGGGGATCCTCATGGCGCTCGAGCCCATGATCGCGGCCGGCACGCCGATCGTGAACAGCAAGAAAGGCACCTGGCCCGTCTTCACCGACGACGCCTCCATGTCCGTCCACCACGAGCACGACGTCCTCATGACCGACGACGGACCCAAGGTCCTGACCGCCGGCCTCGAAGAACTCAAAGACGTCATCGACGCGTGA
- a CDS encoding TerC family protein, whose translation MIWLYSGFVALVLVFLALDLGVLNRKAHAVSMRGALAMTGVCVVLALATMVFVYWAYDTHLFGLGVALDPEKTVGMDPNDERVTGLTGKAAAAKFLTGWILEYSLSVDNIFVISLIFAYFKIPTAYQHRVLFWGIMGALVMRGIMIAAGTELVKQYAWLEVVMGGFLVWTAWKMYRAEDGGFDAESSRVLRWARKHLPLTPNYHGQRFFAMENGSRVVTPLFPALLVVETTDVVFAVDSIPAILGVTQERFIVFTSNMMAILGLRSLYFVLAGLLDRFRYLKYSLIVILSYIGVKMLVSYFKHEWKPSEYVSLAIVGGMLLAGVVASLAIKPKAGADSDTSAGDEGEGH comes from the coding sequence ATGATCTGGCTCTACTCGGGATTTGTCGCGCTCGTGCTGGTGTTCCTCGCGCTGGATCTGGGCGTGCTGAATCGCAAGGCCCATGCGGTCTCCATGCGCGGGGCGCTGGCGATGACGGGCGTGTGCGTGGTCCTCGCTCTCGCGACGATGGTCTTTGTCTACTGGGCCTACGACACGCACCTCTTCGGGCTGGGCGTGGCGCTCGACCCCGAGAAGACCGTGGGCATGGACCCCAACGACGAGCGCGTCACCGGCCTCACTGGCAAGGCCGCGGCGGCGAAGTTCCTCACCGGGTGGATCCTCGAATACTCCCTCAGCGTGGACAACATCTTCGTGATCTCGCTGATCTTCGCGTACTTCAAGATTCCGACGGCCTATCAGCACCGCGTGCTCTTCTGGGGGATCATGGGGGCACTCGTGATGCGCGGCATCATGATCGCTGCGGGCACGGAACTCGTGAAGCAGTACGCCTGGCTTGAGGTCGTGATGGGCGGGTTCCTGGTGTGGACGGCGTGGAAGATGTATCGGGCGGAGGACGGCGGGTTTGATGCGGAATCGAGCCGGGTGCTGCGGTGGGCGCGGAAGCACCTGCCCCTGACGCCGAACTATCACGGGCAGAGGTTCTTCGCGATGGAGAATGGCTCGCGCGTGGTGACGCCGCTCTTTCCGGCCCTCTTGGTTGTGGAGACGACGGACGTGGTCTTCGCGGTGGACTCGATTCCCGCGATTCTGGGGGTGACGCAGGAACGATTCATCGTGTTCACGTCGAACATGATGGCGATCCTGGGCCTGCGCTCGCTGTACTTCGTGCTCGCGGGGCTGCTTGATCGGTTCCGATACCTCAAGTACTCGCTGATCGTGATCCTGTCGTACATCGGCGTGAAGATGCTCGTGTCGTACTTCAAGCACGAGTGGAAGCCGAGTGAGTATGTGAGTCTGGCGATCGTGGGCGGGATGCTGCTCGCGGGGGTGGTGGCGTCGCTGGCGATCAAGCCCAAGGCGGGTGCCGATTCGGATACGTCCGCGGGCGACGAGGGCGAGGGCCACTAG
- the ligA gene encoding NAD-dependent DNA ligase LigA: protein MSAASNTPRQEKARILELRTLLSRANAAYYEDDSPVMSDPEFDRLLAELAALEARHPDLDDPDSPTRRVGGAPIESFVARAHARPMLSIDNTYDEGEVREWHARVVKGLGGEGLFDSGEPIVLVCDPKIDGLAVSLRYEKGELAYALTRGDGTKGDDVTHSVRTIRSIPTRLKAARARDIPEVLEIRGEVYLPLSEFARLNAEREAEGEELLMNPRNAASGAMKQLDPQQVAKRRLAFCAHGRGEVSEESFASGFGEFIEKVRAMGVPTSPHVRSCSTIEEVLERIEAFASTRHTLDYATDGMVVRVDRFDQQERLGTTAKSPRWIVAYKYPAERTTTTLIRVEHQVGKTGKITPRAVMEPVVLAGTTVRHATLHNYGRVRDASTEHEGKRTDIRLGDTVYVEKAGEIIPQVVGVVLEKRPRGAKRIEAPDACPVCGGSVEIEPPEGVETPTLETARRCVNPECPAQVREKLVWFVGRKQMDIDGLGEKTIDQIRESSIPLNSFADIFRLHEHRAALLEIDRMGEKKADKMLAGIEAAKSRGLARVLAGMGIRHVGDTTAKMLARRFESLEALLAASEMELRPKSLTKSEARELGFDEDTANRPETGLGKDTAPVVHAYLHSAAARRTFRDLATEGVDLSSKDYRAASRASDSTSGPFAGKTIVLTGTLESFDRTTLTERLESLGAKVSGSVSSKTSLVVAGESAGSKLDKARELGIEVWDEVRLLRALGEME, encoded by the coding sequence ATGAGCGCGGCATCGAACACGCCACGGCAGGAGAAGGCCCGCATCCTCGAACTACGCACGCTCCTCTCGCGGGCGAACGCGGCGTATTACGAGGACGATTCGCCGGTCATGTCGGACCCGGAGTTCGACCGGCTGCTCGCCGAACTCGCCGCGCTCGAGGCGCGGCATCCGGACCTCGACGACCCCGACAGCCCGACGCGGCGCGTGGGCGGAGCGCCGATCGAGTCGTTCGTGGCACGGGCGCACGCGAGGCCGATGCTTTCGATCGATAACACGTACGACGAGGGCGAGGTTCGCGAGTGGCACGCGCGGGTGGTGAAGGGGTTGGGTGGCGAGGGGCTCTTTGATTCGGGCGAACCGATCGTGCTGGTGTGCGACCCGAAGATCGATGGGCTGGCCGTCTCGCTGCGGTACGAGAAGGGCGAACTGGCGTATGCCCTCACGCGGGGCGATGGGACCAAAGGTGACGACGTCACGCACTCGGTGCGGACTATCCGGTCGATCCCGACGCGACTGAAAGCTGCCCGGGCGCGCGACATTCCCGAGGTGCTCGAGATTCGGGGCGAGGTGTACCTCCCGCTGAGCGAGTTTGCCCGCCTCAACGCCGAGCGAGAGGCGGAGGGCGAAGAACTCCTGATGAACCCGCGGAACGCGGCGTCGGGGGCGATGAAGCAGCTCGACCCACAACAGGTGGCGAAACGGCGCCTTGCATTCTGTGCGCATGGACGCGGCGAGGTCTCGGAGGAGTCGTTTGCGAGCGGATTCGGCGAGTTCATCGAGAAGGTGAGGGCGATGGGCGTGCCCACGTCGCCCCACGTACGTTCGTGCTCGACGATTGAGGAGGTTCTCGAACGGATCGAGGCGTTCGCGAGCACGCGGCACACGCTCGACTATGCGACCGATGGCATGGTCGTCCGTGTGGATCGGTTCGATCAGCAGGAGCGCCTGGGTACGACGGCGAAGAGTCCGCGTTGGATCGTCGCGTACAAGTATCCGGCGGAGCGCACGACGACGACGCTGATCCGCGTGGAGCATCAGGTGGGAAAGACAGGCAAGATCACGCCACGCGCGGTGATGGAGCCGGTGGTGCTCGCGGGGACGACGGTGCGGCACGCGACGCTGCACAACTATGGTCGCGTGCGCGACGCCTCGACCGAGCACGAGGGAAAGCGGACGGACATCCGCCTTGGCGACACGGTCTATGTCGAGAAGGCCGGCGAGATCATCCCGCAGGTCGTCGGCGTCGTGCTAGAGAAGCGCCCGCGCGGGGCGAAGCGGATCGAGGCGCCTGACGCGTGTCCGGTGTGCGGCGGGAGCGTGGAGATCGAGCCGCCCGAAGGAGTCGAGACGCCCACGCTGGAGACGGCGCGGCGGTGCGTGAACCCCGAGTGCCCGGCGCAGGTCCGCGAGAAACTCGTGTGGTTCGTCGGCCGAAAACAGATGGACATCGACGGGCTGGGCGAGAAGACGATCGACCAGATCCGCGAGTCGTCGATTCCGCTGAACTCGTTCGCCGACATTTTTCGTTTGCACGAGCATCGCGCGGCGCTTCTTGAGATTGATCGGATGGGCGAGAAGAAGGCCGACAAGATGCTGGCGGGGATCGAGGCGGCGAAGTCGCGCGGGCTGGCGCGCGTGCTCGCGGGAATGGGGATCCGGCACGTGGGCGACACGACCGCGAAGATGCTAGCGCGGCGCTTCGAGTCGCTCGAGGCGCTGCTCGCGGCGAGCGAGATGGAACTGCGGCCTAAGTCGCTCACCAAGAGCGAGGCCCGTGAGTTGGGATTCGACGAGGACACGGCGAATCGACCTGAGACGGGATTGGGCAAGGACACGGCCCCGGTGGTGCACGCGTATCTGCACAGTGCCGCGGCAAGGCGCACGTTCCGTGATCTTGCGACGGAGGGCGTGGACCTCTCGAGCAAGGACTATCGGGCGGCATCGCGCGCAAGCGACAGCACATCGGGGCCATTCGCGGGCAAGACGATCGTGCTCACGGGGACGTTGGAGTCCTTCGATCGCACGACGCTGACGGAGCGGCTGGAATCGCTGGGAGCGAAGGTCTCGGGGAGCGTCTCGAGCAAGACCTCGCTTGTCGTCGCGGGCGAGTCGGCGGGGTCGAAACTCGACAAGGCGCGGGAACTGGGGATCGAGGTGTGGGACGAGGTACGGCTGCTCAGGGCGCTTGGCGAGATGGAGTAG
- a CDS encoding endonuclease/exonuclease/phosphatase family protein, with protein MIRAAVRRASPWATLVVVIALMCFPFAMLFTDDLGPASRWFLAWSYLAFMLRTFELHIAIACAAACGVLVIGQRRRTAVVALAIAGAWGMPALWSAWVGYPSSQSTAPSRETATRHTLRVLSSNLLVWSAAPHRVQPEIQAADPDLILFEEYTSTASKVLIPALSHEYPYFIESSSETSTGQAIFSRIPFARTGHIFTAGVPFARDDRAATNPQLFVDLEFDGVNVHIVCVHTFPPVGLTLFDAERRQFRALADHAAMIEGPVLLMGDFNSPTRTPQMQTLLAEGKLSDANAGFGRLATWPKLRWWMRPIPGVRIDQALTRELTCESSRVLGPINSDHLPILMEFRLDSIARTTPTRTVESQPTPSRQAP; from the coding sequence TTGATCCGCGCCGCAGTTCGCCGGGCATCTCCCTGGGCCACGCTCGTCGTCGTGATCGCGTTGATGTGCTTTCCGTTCGCGATGCTCTTCACGGATGACCTCGGCCCGGCCTCCCGGTGGTTTCTCGCGTGGAGTTATCTCGCGTTCATGCTCCGCACCTTTGAACTGCACATCGCGATCGCCTGTGCGGCCGCGTGTGGTGTGCTGGTGATAGGCCAACGACGACGGACGGCCGTCGTGGCTCTCGCGATCGCGGGCGCCTGGGGAATGCCGGCGCTCTGGAGCGCGTGGGTGGGATACCCCTCGTCACAATCGACTGCACCGTCACGCGAGACCGCCACACGACACACCCTGCGTGTCCTGTCGTCCAATCTCCTCGTCTGGAGCGCGGCACCCCATCGAGTGCAACCGGAGATTCAAGCCGCCGATCCCGATCTCATCCTCTTTGAGGAATACACCAGCACCGCCTCCAAGGTGCTCATCCCGGCGCTCTCTCACGAATATCCATACTTCATCGAGAGTTCCAGCGAGACATCCACGGGTCAGGCGATCTTCTCTCGCATCCCGTTTGCGAGAACCGGGCACATCTTCACTGCGGGCGTGCCCTTTGCCCGTGACGATCGAGCGGCCACCAACCCGCAACTCTTCGTCGACCTTGAGTTCGATGGCGTCAACGTCCACATCGTCTGCGTTCACACGTTTCCGCCTGTGGGGCTGACGCTCTTCGATGCCGAACGCCGCCAGTTCCGCGCCCTCGCGGACCACGCCGCAATGATTGAAGGTCCGGTTCTGCTCATGGGCGATTTCAACTCGCCTACGCGCACGCCCCAGATGCAAACGCTCCTTGCCGAAGGGAAACTGAGCGACGCGAACGCGGGCTTCGGCCGGTTGGCCACCTGGCCGAAACTCCGCTGGTGGATGAGGCCGATCCCGGGCGTGCGCATCGACCAGGCACTGACGCGAGAACTCACGTGCGAATCGAGCCGCGTCCTGGGGCCGATCAACTCCGATCACCTCCCAATCCTCATGGAGTTCCGCCTTGATAGCATCGCGAGGACAACACCGACGCGAACAGTTGAATCACAACCTACTCCATCTCGCCAAGCGCCCTGA
- a CDS encoding MBL fold metallo-hydrolase, with protein sequence MTREDETQPREPAHDYAELCVLASSSSGNCSVVRVTRHGVARLTLIDCGLSPRRTKRILETLGHTLDDLDAVVTTHLDDDHACPSWGGRSLPESVAVHVHKRHARAAERRGFFSRRGGVFDARCDLPNGITLSSVLGNHDEHGTAVLRLSFDGLDGDLGYATDIGRATTAITTHLSGVRVLAMESNYCPNLEQSSPRPEIVKRRVMGGFGHLSNLECAEAAASIAPEQLILLHLSRQCNVPELAASYHDGRAYRVTIATPSVPTPWIEIARASTHTGHQRVDRGVPSSRPFAVGHQPGLF encoded by the coding sequence GTGACACGCGAGGACGAGACGCAACCCCGCGAGCCGGCGCACGACTATGCCGAACTCTGCGTCCTCGCGTCCTCCTCCTCGGGCAACTGCTCGGTCGTGCGCGTCACCCGACACGGCGTCGCACGACTCACCCTCATCGACTGCGGGCTTTCGCCCAGAAGAACGAAGCGAATCCTCGAAACCTTGGGGCATACCCTCGACGATCTCGATGCCGTCGTCACGACGCATCTCGACGACGACCATGCCTGTCCCTCGTGGGGCGGAAGGTCACTCCCGGAATCGGTCGCAGTCCACGTCCACAAGCGCCACGCAAGGGCCGCCGAACGCCGCGGATTCTTCTCTCGTCGCGGCGGCGTCTTCGATGCTCGATGCGACCTGCCCAATGGCATCACACTGTCGAGCGTCCTCGGCAACCACGACGAGCACGGCACGGCCGTCCTGCGACTCTCTTTCGATGGGCTCGACGGCGACCTCGGCTACGCCACCGACATCGGACGCGCCACGACCGCGATCACCACGCACCTCTCTGGCGTCCGCGTCCTCGCGATGGAGTCGAACTACTGCCCGAACCTCGAGCAATCGTCCCCCAGGCCCGAAATCGTGAAACGACGCGTGATGGGCGGCTTCGGGCATCTCTCGAACCTCGAGTGCGCCGAGGCCGCCGCGTCCATCGCGCCCGAGCAACTCATCCTGCTCCACCTCTCGCGTCAGTGCAACGTCCCGGAACTCGCCGCGTCGTACCACGATGGGCGGGCGTATCGCGTGACGATCGCGACGCCGAGCGTCCCGACGCCGTGGATCGAGATCGCCCGCGCCTCGACACACACGGGGCACCAACGCGTCGACCGCGGAGTGCCTTCAAGCCGGCCCTTTGCCGTTGGCCATCAGCCTGGGCTTTTCTGA
- the lpxA gene encoding acyl-ACP--UDP-N-acetylglucosamine O-acyltransferase: protein MTTASSTSPTSAPFIHPSAFVDREAILEEGVRVGPMCVIVGKVHLKKNVQLVNSCTFHGPLTIGENTIVYPYATLGLPPQDYKFKPGDATAGVSIGSDCIIREGVTVHSASKPERPTTIGNRVFMMANSHAGHDALVGDNCILVNGALLAGHTTLQNNVTMSGGTMLQQFCRIGRMAFLSGGVAMAVDLPPFCISGSRNTVSGLNVVGLRRAGIPRDDISALRAAFRDAFQVRLPKQEMIAILRDQAAGCSLVGELADFIETSKKPVAIYRDLGESVSELA, encoded by the coding sequence ATGACCACGGCCTCTTCGACTTCTCCCACCTCCGCCCCCTTCATCCATCCCTCGGCCTTCGTTGATCGCGAGGCGATCCTCGAGGAGGGCGTCCGCGTCGGCCCCATGTGCGTCATCGTCGGCAAGGTCCACCTCAAGAAGAACGTGCAACTCGTCAACTCCTGCACGTTCCATGGCCCTCTCACCATCGGCGAGAACACGATCGTCTATCCCTACGCGACCCTCGGCCTCCCGCCCCAGGACTACAAGTTCAAGCCAGGCGACGCGACCGCCGGCGTCTCGATCGGCAGCGACTGCATCATCCGCGAGGGCGTCACCGTCCACTCGGCGAGCAAGCCCGAACGCCCAACCACCATCGGCAATCGCGTCTTCATGATGGCCAACAGCCACGCCGGGCACGACGCCCTCGTCGGCGACAACTGCATCCTCGTCAACGGCGCTCTCCTCGCCGGGCACACCACGCTCCAGAACAACGTCACGATGAGCGGCGGCACGATGCTCCAGCAGTTCTGCCGCATCGGTCGCATGGCCTTCCTCTCCGGCGGCGTGGCGATGGCCGTCGATCTCCCACCATTTTGCATCAGCGGCTCCCGCAACACTGTGAGCGGGCTGAACGTGGTCGGTCTCCGCCGCGCGGGCATTCCGCGCGACGACATCTCCGCCCTCCGAGCCGCCTTCCGTGACGCCTTCCAGGTACGCCTCCCCAAGCAGGAGATGATCGCGATCCTCCGCGATCAGGCCGCGGGATGCTCACTCGTGGGCGAACTCGCGGATTTCATCGAAACGAGCAAGAAGCCCGTGGCCATTTATCGTGACCTGGGCGAGAGCGTCTCCGAACTCGCCTGA
- the lipB gene encoding lipoyl(octanoyl) transferase LipB: protein MTLPEAQGPKTTHAAHGSAGASATKAKGDHQPSVLPPIPFPPLPVTDFGVMDYDEAYARQLEAHERVLAGRAKHESAPSSSTIFPRSPGEILTVVHPPVITVSRRAGAMAHVLASSDELARRGVQLRQTDRGGDVTYHGPGQVVIYPILDLNLLTLRIHAYMRLLEQAVIDTCTGLGLRADRDESATGVWIAEQVGSTESTAKIAAMGVRVKRWITLHGLSFNVEPDLSHFNLIVPCGLTGRPVTSLARLHDLGVLRIDRTPTLETVRDEIVRNLHRNLVTHVSHQGAARPPVHTDKPSNA from the coding sequence GTGACTCTCCCCGAGGCCCAAGGGCCGAAAACCACGCACGCCGCACACGGATCCGCTGGCGCCTCGGCCACAAAGGCCAAGGGCGATCACCAGCCTTCGGTCCTCCCGCCGATCCCTTTTCCCCCACTCCCCGTGACGGACTTTGGCGTCATGGACTACGACGAGGCGTACGCCCGCCAACTCGAGGCCCACGAGCGCGTCCTCGCGGGTCGTGCCAAGCATGAATCGGCGCCTTCCTCGTCGACGATATTCCCGCGATCGCCCGGCGAGATCCTCACCGTCGTCCATCCTCCCGTCATCACCGTCTCGCGCCGGGCCGGGGCGATGGCCCACGTCCTCGCGTCGAGCGACGAACTCGCCCGCCGGGGCGTGCAACTCCGCCAGACCGATCGCGGCGGCGACGTCACCTACCACGGCCCAGGCCAGGTCGTCATCTACCCCATCCTCGATCTCAATCTCCTGACCCTCCGAATCCATGCCTACATGCGCCTGCTCGAGCAGGCCGTCATCGACACGTGCACCGGCCTTGGACTTCGTGCCGACCGTGACGAATCAGCCACGGGTGTCTGGATCGCCGAGCAAGTAGGGTCCACAGAATCCACGGCCAAGATCGCCGCCATGGGCGTCCGCGTGAAACGCTGGATCACGCTTCATGGCCTGTCGTTCAACGTCGAACCCGACCTTTCCCATTTCAACCTCATCGTGCCGTGTGGGCTGACGGGCCGTCCCGTCACGAGTCTCGCGCGCCTCCACGACCTCGGCGTACTCCGAATAGATCGCACACCCACACTCGAGACTGTCCGCGACGAGATCGTCCGGAACCTCCATCGAAACCTCGTCACCCACGTGTCACACCAGGGCGCTGCGAGACCACCAGTCCACACGGACAAGCCGTCAAACGCCTAA
- a CDS encoding M20/M25/M40 family metallo-hydrolase: protein MNIDLLKRLCETPGVPGREERVRDLIHKEIKGLFDDVQTDALGNLICRRHPRPPHGKKPAAKKGGKSATAEPTRVMLLCHMDEIGFYVSSIDSKGYIYLNNAGGFDPRNLFSRRVTVVTDSGDLHGVMNPGGRPIHISSAKDRERVPEVKEFFVDIGLSADKVKKKVKIGDYVVMNEPLIEVGDKLVSKAMDNRVACWLGIESVRQLDKSKAAHDCEVVVAFTTQEEVGLRGAKTASHAVQPHIGLGIDVTLSCDTPGVPAEESVTIQGQGFGLHIKDSSFISDYALTSEFEALAKKKKIPYQRTILAAGGQDGAAAQQAAAGARAVGITVGTRYIHTVTEMIDKKDLAAARDILAAYLAVAK, encoded by the coding sequence ATGAACATCGACCTCCTCAAGCGTCTCTGCGAAACCCCCGGCGTACCCGGCCGAGAGGAGCGCGTCCGCGATCTCATCCACAAGGAAATCAAGGGCCTCTTCGACGACGTCCAGACCGACGCCCTGGGCAACCTCATCTGCCGCCGCCACCCGCGCCCCCCCCATGGCAAGAAACCCGCGGCCAAGAAGGGCGGCAAATCCGCCACCGCCGAGCCGACGCGCGTCATGCTCCTCTGCCACATGGACGAGATCGGCTTCTACGTCTCCTCCATCGACAGCAAGGGGTACATCTATCTCAACAACGCCGGGGGCTTCGACCCGCGCAACCTCTTCTCCCGGCGCGTCACCGTCGTCACCGATTCCGGCGACCTCCACGGCGTGATGAACCCCGGCGGGCGCCCCATTCACATCAGCAGCGCCAAGGACCGCGAGCGCGTCCCGGAGGTCAAGGAGTTCTTCGTCGACATCGGCCTCTCCGCCGACAAGGTCAAGAAGAAGGTCAAGATCGGCGACTACGTCGTTATGAACGAGCCGCTCATCGAGGTCGGCGACAAACTCGTCAGCAAGGCGATGGACAACCGTGTCGCCTGCTGGCTGGGCATCGAGTCGGTCCGCCAACTCGATAAATCCAAAGCCGCCCACGACTGCGAGGTCGTCGTCGCGTTCACCACCCAGGAAGAGGTCGGTCTCCGCGGCGCCAAGACCGCCAGCCACGCCGTCCAGCCCCACATCGGCCTGGGCATCGACGTCACGCTCAGTTGCGACACGCCCGGCGTGCCTGCCGAGGAATCCGTCACCATCCAGGGCCAGGGTTTCGGCCTGCACATCAAGGACTCGTCGTTCATCTCCGACTACGCCTTGACGAGCGAGTTCGAGGCGCTGGCGAAGAAGAAGAAGATCCCGTACCAGCGCACCATACTCGCCGCTGGTGGACAGGACGGCGCCGCCGCCCAGCAGGCGGCCGCCGGAGCCAGGGCCGTGGGCATCACCGTGGGCACGCGGTACATTCACACGGTGACGGAGATGATTGATAAGAAGGACCTCGCTGCGGCCCGCGACATCCTCGCGGCGTATCTGGCGGTGGCGAAGTAG
- a CDS encoding SIMPL domain-containing protein (The SIMPL domain is named for its presence in mouse protein SIMPL (signalling molecule that associates with mouse pelle-like kinase). Bacterial member BP26, from Brucella, was shown to assemble into a channel-like structure, while YggE from E. coli has been associated with resistance to oxidative stress.), whose protein sequence is MTTTRVPIVTAVCTNVNAVVAKALVAGTLLGVLALAPLAHAATPATPTTIDAAAVPVDTVSTLSVSGRARVSREPDFAEIGVGVLIQEDKAVDATSRAADAMSKIVAAIKALKLEGEELQTSGVTLTPRYSPYRAEQAQKIIGYDASLTLGVRTTDLKAVSRVMDAALGAGANRIDGLSFEIKDAIETREEAIRLAAAAAKRKAATLADAMGVRLVSILNVSETGSAMPRIYTANRVANLSSGEGFAHSGDDTSPIEPGKVEVWGDVSVVYVIAPRE, encoded by the coding sequence ATGACCACCACGCGCGTCCCAATCGTGACCGCAGTTTGCACCAACGTGAATGCCGTCGTCGCCAAGGCACTCGTCGCCGGCACTCTCTTGGGCGTCCTGGCACTGGCTCCCCTCGCCCACGCGGCCACGCCCGCCACACCAACCACCATCGACGCCGCGGCCGTGCCCGTCGACACCGTCTCGACGCTCAGCGTGAGCGGGCGGGCGCGGGTCTCTCGTGAGCCAGACTTCGCCGAGATCGGCGTGGGCGTCCTCATCCAGGAGGACAAGGCCGTCGACGCCACCTCGCGAGCCGCCGACGCCATGTCGAAGATCGTCGCCGCGATCAAGGCCCTCAAACTCGAGGGCGAGGAGTTGCAAACCAGCGGCGTCACCCTCACTCCACGCTACAGCCCCTACCGCGCCGAGCAGGCCCAGAAGATCATCGGCTACGACGCGAGCCTCACCCTCGGCGTCCGCACCACCGACCTCAAGGCCGTCTCGCGCGTCATGGACGCCGCTCTGGGCGCCGGCGCCAACCGCATCGACGGCCTGAGTTTCGAGATCAAGGACGCGATCGAGACGCGCGAGGAAGCGATCCGCCTCGCCGCCGCCGCCGCGAAACGCAAGGCCGCCACCCTCGCCGACGCGATGGGCGTGCGCCTCGTCTCGATCCTAAACGTCAGCGAGACCGGGAGCGCGATGCCGCGGATCTACACCGCCAATCGCGTCGCGAATCTCTCCTCGGGAGAGGGCTTTGCACATTCGGGCGACGACACTTCACCCATCGAGCCGGGCAAGGTCGAGGTCTGGGGCGACGTGAGCGTGGTCTACGTCATCGCGCCACGGGAGTGA